Within Halarchaeum grantii, the genomic segment TCGGCGGCCGCCTCGAGCGCGTCGTCGTCCGCGACGTCGAGGACGGGACGTACTTCGCGGACGTCCACCTGCGGACGCCGCGCGGGACGACGGTCGTGGACGCGCGCCCGAGCGACGCGCTCGCGCTCGCCGTGCGGACGAACGCCCCCATATCGGTCGCCCCGGCGGTCTTCGAGGCGGGCCGGCGCGCTCGCGGGGAGTTCGAGGAGTTGCAGGACATCCGGGAGGTGAGCGCGCAGTGAGCGACACCGACGACGCGGGCGGCGCGAGCGACGGTGAGGCAGACCTGCTCGAGGAGCTCTTCGCGGTCATCGAGGACCGCAAGGAGACCCTCCCCGAGGGCTCCTACACGGCGTCGCTGTTCACGCACGAGAAGGGCGAGAACCGAACCCTGGAGAAGGTCGGCGAGGAGGCGACCGAGTTCATCCTCGCGGCGAAGGACGACGACGCCGAGGAGATGGCCGAGGAGGGCGCGGACGTCGTCTACCACATGCTCGTCGCGCTCTCGATGCACGACGTGGACGTCGAGGAACTGCTCGACGTCCTCCGGGAGCGACGCGGGTAAGGCCGGGATACCGCGTGCCGCCCGCGCTCTCGTCCGGGCGGTTCGCGACGATGCGGGCGGTGTGTGGCTTCGTGACGGCGTGAGCGGTCGATACGTGCCCTTTTACGTCTCGCCGTCGTATCCACGCTCATGATTTTCGAGGACCTCCCGACGACGCCCACGTCGGAGGAACTACTCGACAAGGCGTTCTCGCGGGCGGCGCGGGCGGGCCGGGCGAAGTCGGGCGTCGAGGCCCAGGAGTCGATGCTGCAGACGGCGTCGAACGTACTCTCGGACAACCTGGAGAACGTCGTGACGGCGTGGCCGGACTTCGACGAAGTGGACCCGTTCTACCGCGAGCTCGCGGACGCCGTCGTCGGCGTGGACGAGGCGCGCACGCACCTCTCGGAGGTGACGTGGGCGTCGCGGAAGACGAAGTCGCTCGGCCGCGAGTACATCGGCCGCCTCCCCCGCGACGACCCCGACCTCGCGCGCAAGCTCCGCAAGCAGGCGTTCGCGCGGATGGGCTCCGTGATGGACGAGGTCGAGGACGACCTCCAGTTCCTCAACGAGGCCCGCGACGAGCTGAAGACGTTCCCGGACATCCGACCGGACGAGCCCGCGATCGTCGTCGCCGGCTACCCGAACGTCGGGAAGTCCTCGTTCGTGAACGACGTGACGAACGCGCGCAACGAGATCGCGCAGTACCCGTTCACGACGAAGGCGGTGCGCGTCGGGCACGTGGAGCGCGACCACATCCGCTACCAGCTCGTGGACACGCCGGGTCTGCTCGACCGGCCGGCCGACGAGCGCAACGCCATCGAGGAGCAGGCGGTGTCGGCGCTGACGCACCTCGCGGACGCGGTCCTGTTCATGGTCGACGCCTCCGCGACCTGCGGCTACCCGCTCGAGGACCAGCTCGCGCTCCGCGAGGACGTCCGCGCGACGTTCGTGGACACCGACGACGAGTCGGACGAGGACGGCGTCGGCTTCCTCACGGTCTGCAACAAGAGCGACCTCTCGACGGACGTCGAGGCGGACGCCTACATGAGCGTGGAGACGGGCGAGGGCGTCGAGGACGCCCTCGGCGCGGCCATCGACGCGACGGGCTACGAGCTCGAGTTGCCGACGCGCGACTAGGCGCTCTGCGTTTCGACGAACCGTATCTGGACGCCGACGCTCCGCCCGGTCGTCTCGCGTATCCGTTCTTTGAGCGTCTCCGCGAGCGCGGGATAGCTCCCGTCGCCGGGTCTCCCGACCGTGAGGACGACGCGGTTCGGCGCCGCGAACGGTGACGGCGTGCGCTCGTAGGTGACGGTGAGTTCGACGAGCGAGAGCGCCGCGTACTCCTCGGAGTCGAAGGTGCCCTGGACGGTGTCGCGGGCGTTCTCCTCGAACTGGCCGTGCTGGTAGGAGGTGTAGGTGACGCCGCCGAGGAAGAGCGAGAGGACGCAGATCGCGGCGAGGAGGACGCCGATGCGCTTGAGCGTCGCGCTGCGGGCCTCACTGAGGCGGAACCAGCGCTCGGGCCGGTAGCCCTGGTACCAGAGGACGGCGAGCGCCGCGAGGTTGATGGAGAGGAAGTTCACGAGCACGAGCACCGTCGAGCCGATGACGGTCGTGGGGAGACCCCACGCGAGCCCGATGCCGATGACGGCGGTGGGCGGGACGAGCGCGACGGCGATCATGACGCCGACGAGCGCGGAGGAGACGCCGGAGGAGAGGCTGAACGCGCCCGCGACGCCGGCGCCGAGCGCGACGGCGAGCGAGAGGAAGTCGGGGCTGAGGCGCTCGCGTATCTGGCCGATGGCGAGCAGTTCCTCGGGCGAGAGCGGCGGGACGAGGTGGACGACGCGCGCGAGATAGGCGAAGCCGGCGGCGGCGGCGACCGCGGTGAGGAAGCCGACGGTCTGGAGTTTGACGCCGCGCAGGAACATCTCGCGGTCGTCGACGACGGTGCCGACGCTCGTCGCCATCGCGGGCCCGATGAGCGGCGCGATGACCATCGAGCCGACGACGACGGCGGGCGAGTCGAGCAGGAGGCCGGCGGTGGCGACGACGGCGGAGACGACGGTCATCACGACGAAGGGGACGAGGCGCGGCGCGAGGTCCTGTGCGGTCGCGATTATCTCCTCGCGGGCGATGCGGTCCTCGGACTCCTCCTCCTCGTAGCGCTCCTGAAGCTCCTCGAACTTCTTCGAGACGACGGTCTCGGCGTCCACGACGACCGTGTACGCGTTCTGCTCGAGGCCGGCGTCGCGGAGCGCGCCGAGGACGTCCTCGACGGCCTTCGTGGGGAGCGGGAAGTAGACGACGCCCGTGTAGCCCTGGCTCCCGGTTTCGTCGGTGACGACGTAGTCGATGTCGCGCTCCTCGAGCTCGCGGAGGATCGTCTCGCGCTTCCCAGCGGGAATGATGACCTGAACGAGTCGCACTGGTCCGACGTGCGCTCGGGGCCAGCAAAAGCGTAGGGGGACTAGTTCGCGGTGTAGGTCGCCTGCACGCTCACGGTGACGGAGACGGGGGCGCCGTCGACGGCGGTGCGCGCGCTCCCGCCCGCGCTGTCGCCGGCGCTCGTGTACGCGACGGGGACGCCGTAGCCACCGCCGACGGACGCGCTCCGAAGGCCGGTAACGGTGAGGTTCTCGGCGGTCGCGGCGGCGCTCGCCTGCGTGCGGGCGTCGCTCATCGCGGACTCGATGGCCTGCGTGCGGAGGTCGGCGCGGGTCTCCTCGGAGAGCGTGAAGCGCACGCCGTTCACGCGGTTCGCGCCGCCGGCGACGGCGGCGTCGAGGACGTCACCGGCCCGGTCGGGGTCGTCGACGGTCACCGCGAAGCCGTGGACGGCCTCGTAGCCCTCGCTGGACGTGGTGCCGTCGGGGGCTCGCGTGGTCCGCTCGGTGACGCGGTAGGTCGTGGTCTCGACGTCGTCGGCCGCGACGCCGGCGTCCGCGAGGGCGTCGCGGAGCGTGGAGGCGTTCGTGGCGACGGCGGCGCGCGCGGCGTCGGCGGAGTCGGCGGTGGCGACGACGGCGACGGAGACGACGGCGGTGTCGGGTTCGGCGGACGCGGACCCGGACGCGGAGACGTCGATGGTGGTGGCGTTCTGTGCGTTCTGCGGGGCGGCCGTGGCGGCGGGAGCCCCGGGGTTCGCGGCGACGACGCCGGCGGTGACGGCGCCGACGGCGACGACGACTGCGACGAGGACGGTCAGGTTGCGACGCATACGACTCAGTACGCGGCGGGGAACGTCAACGTCTCGGAGGGTCAAACGACCGTTTGTCCCCTCGCGCGACGAAAGACACAACCCCGCGCGCCGGCTATCGGTCGTATGTTCGAGACGCGACCGGACCGAGACGCCGAGGTCGTCCTCCTCGGGCGGTCGAACGTCGGGAAGTCGACGCTGATGCGCGAGATAACGGGCCACGACTTCACGACGGGCGGGAAGCCGGGCGTCACGCGCTCGCCGAACCACTACGACTGGGCGTCCGAGTCCTTCGTCGTCACCGACCTCCCGGGCTTCGGCTTCATGTCCGGCGTCGAGGACGAGCGCCGCGAGGCCATCAAGACCGATATCGTCCGATACGTCGAGGAGAACGCCGAGAAGATCCTCGCGGGCGTCGTCGTCCTCGACGGGAAGGCGGCGGTCGACATCATCGACCGCCACACGACCGAGGACGAGATCCCGCACACGGTCGAGCTCTATCACTTCCTGCGCGAGCTCGGCATCCCGCCCGTGCTCGCCGTCAACAAGATGGACAAGGTCGACGACCGCGACGAGCGCCTGAACGACATCGCGGATCGCTTCGGCCTCGTGCCGCCGTGGGAGCAGTGGCGGGACACCGTCGCGCCGATCACCGCGAAGACGGGCGACATCACCGCGCTGAACGAGGCGATCCGCGTCCACCTCGAGGACGCGAAGCGCGACGACCTGAAGAAGTTCTTCTGAGTCACTCGGCGTCGGTGACGAGGTCGAGGACGTACTGCACGAAGGAGTCCTGGCGGGCGAAGTGGTCGGCATCGACGGCCACCGCGAGCCCCTCGGTCTCCGAGAGGGGGAAGTTCAACTCGACGGCGTCCTCGAAGAACGTGACGTTACAGCGGAGTTCGCCGTGGCGTTCGGCGAAGAGGTCGTTGACGTACTCGGCTTCGAGGGACTCGAAGCGCATCTCCTCGACGCCGCGCGCGATCTCCGCGTCGTCGTAGTCGGCGGCGACGTCGTCGCGGAGGTAGTGGACGGTGTAGTCGTTTCGCGTGTAGCCGACGACCGAGCGGAGGCTGTCCCCGAGTCGGTCGCGTAGTCGATCCGGTAGCGCCGGCGACACCCGCTCCTCTTCCATGGCCCGCCATGAGATAGCATAACACAAAAGGAGTTCGGTACGGTCACCAGCCGAGAACGAAGCAACCCGGGGACGTGATTGCGAGGGGCGACGAAGCCCTTGTTTTTCGGACATCTTCGCCGATGCGTGACGGCGCGCGACGCCACGGGCACGACGCAGCCCACCCGGGGCGACGAGCGCCGTCACCGGGCTGAGGAACCGTGTCACACGACGCGGTTGACGAGCTCCTCGTCGGCGGCCGCGTGCAGGGCGTTCTGCCGGACGAGTGCCGCGACGTCCCGGTAGTAGTCGCGTTTCAGCGCGCCCGAGTGGGGCGTGACGACGACGTCTTCGTACTCCCAGAGCGGCGAATCTTCCGGAAGCGGCTCCCGCTCGAAGACGTCGAGGCCGGCGCCCGCGATGTCGCCCGCGTCCAGCGCCGCGACGAGCGCGTCCGTCTCGACGACGCCGCCGCGCGCGACGTTCACGAGGTAGGCGTCGTCGCGCATCGCCTCGAACACCGACCGGTCGACCATCCCCGCCGTGTCGTCGGTGAGCGGCACCGCGAGCGCGACGAACCGCGCGTCCGCGACGGCGTCGTGCAGGCGGTCGGGCGTGTATATCTCGCGGGTGTGTGGTGTGGGCGTGGGCGTCCGGCGGACGCCGTCGACGCGCATCCCGATCCCGTCCGCGCGGCGCGCGAGACCGCGTCCGACCGCGCCGAGTCCGACGACGGTGAGCCGCTCGTCGGTGAGCGTGAACGACTCGTCCCACGCGGGCTGAGCCCACTCGCGCTCGGCCTGCGCGTCGCGGGCGGTGTGGAGGCGGCGCGCGAGCGAGAGCATCACCCCGAGCGCCGTCTCGCCGACCGCCGCGCCGTGGATGCCCGAGGAGTTCGTGAGTGCGGTGCCCGACTCGCGATAGGCATCGAGGGGGAACTCGTCGTAGCCCGCGCGGACGCAGTGCACCCACTCGAGGCCGAGGAAGGCGTCGGCGTGTCCGAAGGCGGCGACGGCGTCCACGGCCGAGACGTCGTCACCGACGACGGTGGCGTCCGCACCGAGGTCGCGCAGGTGCTCGGCGAGCGCCTCCGGCGGGCAGACGGCGCGCACGGACTCGTGGACGCCGATCCGGTCGACGTGCATACCGGTCGCTACTCGCGAATCCCGATTGAGTCTTGTGGAAGGGCGACTCGGGAGAAAGGCCTCGTCACAAGGGGCTCGGAGGGGGTAACTCCTCGTCACCGTCGCCCACCCACACTCTCTCGTGCAGCGTCTAAGGCGTTCCGTCACGCGCCCGGACGAGGGTTCATCCGGGAGGCCGCGACCACACGTGGCCGTGCGCTGAGCGCGACCCGGGCGGGGACCGCGAAACACGACGTACGACCCCGCCCGGCCGAGTTTCGTCCGTCGTGTCCGCTAGCCCTACCAGTCCGCGAGCGCGCGCAGAGCGTCCGCGCGCGTCGCGACGGCGGCCTCGGAGAGAACCCCGTCCTCGGTGACGACGCCGGTCACGAGGTGGGCGGGCGTCACGTCGAAGCGGGGGTTCGCCACCGAGAGGGCCGCGTCGCCGTCGTAGAGGGCGGCCGCCGGTGCGTCCTCCAGTTCGGGGTCGTCCGGGTCGACGTCGGGCGCGATCTTGTCGCTCGCGCAGACCGCGTAGACGGGGACGTCGGCCTCGGCGGCGGCGAGCGCCGCCCCCCGCGTGCCGACCTTGTTCACGACGCTCCCGTCGCGGAGCACGGTGTCCGCGCCGACGAGCACGGCGTCAACCGACTCGACGAGCGTCGCGACGGCGGCGTCGGTCGTGAGCGTCACGTCCATCCCCTCGGCGGCGAGGCGTTCGGCGGTGGCGACGCCCTCGCGCGCGGTCCGGGACTCCGCGACGACGACGCGCGACGGCTCGGCACCGACGGCGGCGTCGAACGCGGTGCCCGAGCGCGAGAGCGTCAGCAGCGACGCGCCCCGGAGTTCGACGGCCGCGCTCGCGGCCGCGCCGTCGTCGGCGGCAAGCGCCGCGTCGATGGTCGCGCACGCGCTCGTCAGGACCGCGTCGGCGCTCTCACCGTCGGCCTCGGCGAGGACGCGGTGCACGCGGTTGCGCACGGCGGCCATGCTCTCGCGCGCGGCGAGGAGGTCGCGCGCCGTCCCGCAGAGCGCGTCGTAGCCCGCGCCCGCCGCCGCCTCGTCCCGGAGCACCTCGCAGGCGCGCACGGAGACGTAGGCGGAGCCGTGCGTCTCGTCGTCACGGACGCTCGTCACGCTCGGGCGCACGCGGTCGTAGGACGTCCAGAGGTCGGGGACGGTCGCGCGTTCGCGTATCGCGGGCGGCGGACACCACTCGTAGCCCGCCGTCTCGTAGTTCGGCGCGATTTCGCGGGTGTCGCAGTCGAAGAGGAAGGGGTGGACGACCCAGCGCGTCCCGCGTTCGGTGTCCTCGACGGGGAAGGGGTCGCCGGCGCGGACGAGCGTGACGTCCGCGTCGGGGTCGAGGCCGGTCTCCTCGCGGATCTCGACGCGGACCTGGGTCGCCGGGTCGCCCTCGGCGTGGCCGGCGACCGCACCCCACCGCCCGGCGTAGGAGCCGACGTCCGCGCTCCGCCGGAGTAGCAGAACGTCCGTCCCGTTGCGCAGGAACGCCGTGACGACGTGTGTCTCCTCCATACCGGCGCGGTCGGCCGCCGCGAGGAAAGCTTCGGGGGCCAGCGCAGAGCCGAGCGAGGCGCCCGAAGAGGCGACCGGCGATAGCCGTGCGCCGCGTCTCGACGTCCGGTATCGTCGGTCCTTTTAGCGCGCCCGCGAAAGGGCGCGTATGGAAGCGTTCGCGGTCCCCGGCCTCCCGGAGTTCGAGGCGGGCGACGACATCGCTCACGAGATCGAGGCGGCGTCCGACCTGCGCGACGGCGACGTGGTCTGCGTCGCGAGCACCGTCGTCTCGAAGGTCGAGGGCCGGACAGCCGACCTCGCGGACTACCCGGCGGGCCCGCGAGCGCGCGAGATCGCGGCGCGTCTCGAGGAACTGACGGGCGACGAGCGCGACCCGCGTTTCGCGCAGGCGGTCCTCGAGGAGTCGACGGATCTCGTGATGGACGAGCCGTTCCTCCTGACGGAGACGCGCTTCGGGCACGTCGGTGTGAACGCCGGCATCGACCGCTCGAACACGGGCGGCGCGGAGCTCCTCCTGCTCCCGAGGCGCCCGAGCGAGTCCGCCGAGCGAATCCGCGACGGCCTCGACGCGGACGTCTCGGTGGTCGTCACGGACACCTCGGGGCGTTCGTTCCGACACGGCCAGACCGGCGTCGCTATCGGCTGGGCGGGCATCCCGGCGTCGCGCGACTGGCGCGGGGAGACGGACCGCGACGGCCACGAACTCGAGGTGACGGTCGAGTCCGTCGTAGACGAACTCGCGGCGACGGCGAACCTCGTCTCCGGCGAGGGC encodes:
- a CDS encoding NUDIX domain-containing protein, whose product is MEETHVVTAFLRNGTDVLLLRRSADVGSYAGRWGAVAGHAEGDPATQVRVEIREETGLDPDADVTLVRAGDPFPVEDTERGTRWVVHPFLFDCDTREIAPNYETAGYEWCPPPAIRERATVPDLWTSYDRVRPSVTSVRDDETHGSAYVSVRACEVLRDEAAAGAGYDALCGTARDLLAARESMAAVRNRVHRVLAEADGESADAVLTSACATIDAALAADDGAAASAAVELRGASLLTLSRSGTAFDAAVGAEPSRVVVAESRTAREGVATAERLAAEGMDVTLTTDAAVATLVESVDAVLVGADTVLRDGSVVNKVGTRGAALAAAEADVPVYAVCASDKIAPDVDPDDPELEDAPAAALYDGDAALSVANPRFDVTPAHLVTGVVTEDGVLSEAAVATRADALRALADW
- a CDS encoding bifunctional nuclease family protein, which gives rise to MPVVLVDVGETDVLPIFIAFEEALSIARGLDAEDVGRPLTHDLTLDVVEELGGRLERVVVRDVEDGTYFADVHLRTPRGTTVVDARPSDALALAVRTNAPISVAPAVFEAGRRARGEFEELQDIREVSAQ
- a CDS encoding DUF7522 family protein; protein product: MEEERVSPALPDRLRDRLGDSLRSVVGYTRNDYTVHYLRDDVAADYDDAEIARGVEEMRFESLEAEYVNDLFAERHGELRCNVTFFEDAVELNFPLSETEGLAVAVDADHFARQDSFVQYVLDLVTDAE
- the ddh gene encoding D-2-hydroxyacid dehydrogenase; the encoded protein is MHVDRIGVHESVRAVCPPEALAEHLRDLGADATVVGDDVSAVDAVAAFGHADAFLGLEWVHCVRAGYDEFPLDAYRESGTALTNSSGIHGAAVGETALGVMLSLARRLHTARDAQAEREWAQPAWDESFTLTDERLTVVGLGAVGRGLARRADGIGMRVDGVRRTPTPTPHTREIYTPDRLHDAVADARFVALAVPLTDDTAGMVDRSVFEAMRDDAYLVNVARGGVVETDALVAALDAGDIAGAGLDVFEREPLPEDSPLWEYEDVVVTPHSGALKRDYYRDVAALVRQNALHAAADEELVNRVV
- a CDS encoding SIMPL domain-containing protein, which encodes MRRNLTVLVAVVVAVGAVTAGVVAANPGAPAATAAPQNAQNATTIDVSASGSASAEPDTAVVSVAVVATADSADAARAAVATNASTLRDALADAGVAADDVETTTYRVTERTTRAPDGTTSSEGYEAVHGFAVTVDDPDRAGDVLDAAVAGGANRVNGVRFTLSEETRADLRTQAIESAMSDARTQASAAATAENLTVTGLRSASVGGGYGVPVAYTSAGDSAGGSARTAVDGAPVSVTVSVQATYTAN
- a CDS encoding NOG1 family protein; its protein translation is MIFEDLPTTPTSEELLDKAFSRAARAGRAKSGVEAQESMLQTASNVLSDNLENVVTAWPDFDEVDPFYRELADAVVGVDEARTHLSEVTWASRKTKSLGREYIGRLPRDDPDLARKLRKQAFARMGSVMDEVEDDLQFLNEARDELKTFPDIRPDEPAIVVAGYPNVGKSSFVNDVTNARNEIAQYPFTTKAVRVGHVERDHIRYQLVDTPGLLDRPADERNAIEEQAVSALTHLADAVLFMVDASATCGYPLEDQLALREDVRATFVDTDDESDEDGVGFLTVCNKSDLSTDVEADAYMSVETGEGVEDALGAAIDATGYELELPTRD
- a CDS encoding TIGR00341 family protein, translating into MRLVQVIIPAGKRETILRELEERDIDYVVTDETGSQGYTGVVYFPLPTKAVEDVLGALRDAGLEQNAYTVVVDAETVVSKKFEELQERYEEEESEDRIAREEIIATAQDLAPRLVPFVVMTVVSAVVATAGLLLDSPAVVVGSMVIAPLIGPAMATSVGTVVDDREMFLRGVKLQTVGFLTAVAAAAGFAYLARVVHLVPPLSPEELLAIGQIRERLSPDFLSLAVALGAGVAGAFSLSSGVSSALVGVMIAVALVPPTAVIGIGLAWGLPTTVIGSTVLVLVNFLSINLAALAVLWYQGYRPERWFRLSEARSATLKRIGVLLAAICVLSLFLGGVTYTSYQHGQFEENARDTVQGTFDSEEYAALSLVELTVTYERTPSPFAAPNRVVLTVGRPGDGSYPALAETLKERIRETTGRSVGVQIRFVETQSA
- the engB gene encoding GTP-binding protein EngB, producing MFETRPDRDAEVVLLGRSNVGKSTLMREITGHDFTTGGKPGVTRSPNHYDWASESFVVTDLPGFGFMSGVEDERREAIKTDIVRYVEENAEKILAGVVVLDGKAAVDIIDRHTTEDEIPHTVELYHFLRELGIPPVLAVNKMDKVDDRDERLNDIADRFGLVPPWEQWRDTVAPITAKTGDITALNEAIRVHLEDAKRDDLKKFF
- the hisE gene encoding phosphoribosyl-ATP diphosphatase; this encodes MSDTDDAGGASDGEADLLEELFAVIEDRKETLPEGSYTASLFTHEKGENRTLEKVGEEATEFILAAKDDDAEEMAEEGADVVYHMLVALSMHDVDVEELLDVLRERRG
- a CDS encoding coenzyme F420-0:L-glutamate ligase, coding for MEAFAVPGLPEFEAGDDIAHEIEAASDLRDGDVVCVASTVVSKVEGRTADLADYPAGPRAREIAARLEELTGDERDPRFAQAVLEESTDLVMDEPFLLTETRFGHVGVNAGIDRSNTGGAELLLLPRRPSESAERIRDGLDADVSVVVTDTSGRSFRHGQTGVAIGWAGIPASRDWRGETDRDGHELEVTVESVVDELAATANLVSGEGDDGTPAVVVRDWAFGDHEGSENLYRDVEGDFVRQALRGWRYDGD